The window AATCTTAAAGAAGTCAACTTTCTACTATCAGTCACTGATCTGATACATGATCAGAACTTTAATGATCTTTGGTTCCTATCATGTTCTACAGGAACTTATGGTGAATGCTGAGGTTTCCAGTATTTATTCTGTGTATTATGTGATGTTACGCTTCATCCAATCCTTCTCTAACGTCTACAGGCACAGAACATGTCCTCCAGTGCAATGAGATGCTACAGAAGGATGATAAGACACAAGCCGTCTGTATGTGACCTAAAGGTGAGGACATGTCTGTCATCTATCGCTGACCGCTTCTTCTACAAAATAATCCACTAAAGTTTATCCCACGCCAATAATTTAGTCTTCTCTACATCTTCCCTTCTACAGTCCAGTGACCGTCTGATAATGATCTCCAAGAGAGTTACAATAACCACAGAAGTTCTGGCAAATCTGTCCACATCCTCTGTGCCCGACCCTGTATCACAGTCTCTCATGATCTTCCTCAAAATCAAAGATGATCTTCTGATCTGTGTAAGTCCTTTGGGTCCTCATGTTCATTGTCATAAGGGTTGAGCTGGATTGGGAAATATTCAACTTGAATTCAACTTCAATTTCTTATTTTTAGAGGGGATCACCaggacaggacagtgacacatCTTCTGAGCAGCTGAAGCCATGGCTCCACCATCTACAGCACTTTGTGGAAGAGGTAAGTGTCCTACAATGTCCTACACAGAGGAGTAGAAGTGTCGTCAATGGAGGTCCCAATTATTTAAGGGTCtaaacaacataaaaaaagacaaaaggcaagaAACAAAACCAACAGtggtagagagaggagagacaccaTGACAAAGGGATCTTATAATAAAAACCTTAAACCTTTTCTTGTAGGCATCTCCACAATGTCTCCAGGACGCTGTGATCCTCAGCCTCGTCCCGTTACTGGTGGAAGACGTTGGATGTTGGGCTCATGGGAAGTAACTACAAAGAAGCCTCACAGAAGGTCCACAAGTTTAGAAGATGGTCTTCACTGTCTCTAGAAAAGATCTACATAGTCACCTGATGATTATATGGACATCATCGTTTCTCATCATCGGGTCACATTTCTAAAAGAGAAGATATTTTtataggaatattttttttatattttgcacaacaaatatttattttaatttattttataatttatttaagaAGATATTTATTAGTGAATGTGAAGATTTTTATTGAAGTCTTGTATCATaagtttttataaaataaaattgttttcAGCGCCCATTCGATTGTTACCGATTCTATTCTTTTG is drawn from Engystomops pustulosus chromosome 9, aEngPut4.maternal, whole genome shotgun sequence and contains these coding sequences:
- the LOC140077533 gene encoding interferon lambda-2-like — translated: MDMRLVVLSIVLVAVSGHPHRRRCPMSRYKSLSTEDITVIRQLQNDHAQNMSSSAMRCYRRMIRHKPSVCDLKSSDRLIMISKRVTITTEVLANLSTSSVPDPVSQSLMIFLKIKDDLLICRGSPGQDSDTSSEQLKPWLHHLQHFVEEASPQCLQDAVILSLVPLLVEDVGCWAHGK